DNA from Brassica napus cultivar Da-Ae chromosome C4, Da-Ae, whole genome shotgun sequence:
CTTGTAATGAAAGACTAGTGTCTAGGCAAAGATAGTTACTTTGCAAAAAAATAACTATAGAAAACTGAAAACTTCACAATGAGATTATTCTTATTTTGCTAGTTTTGTTTCTGAGCATCTTTTGTCCCCGCCTTGGCTTGTTTTAAGTATCATATGATCAGCTTCTTAATCATGTGATAATTGGTTGTCTTATGATTTGCTTCTTCTTTAATCCTGTCGTCTAGAGAACAAACTCTGGTTTGAGCCAGAGTGTACTGGCAGCGTTTCTGAAGGAAAAGTTGGTCCTACACCTCGAGCGTTTCATGTTGCCATCACTATTGATTGTCATATCTTCATCTTTGGTGGACGCTCTGGTGGCAAAAGGTGCGCACTACTATTTATTTTCTACTTATAAGCGTTTTTACATTCTAAATAGATTATTTCTATAAATCAATTGCAGGCTGGGTGACTTCTGGGTTCTAGATACAGGTAAGTGTACAATTATAACAATGTCACTGAGACCTGCCTGGGAACTATTTAATACTCTGATGCTAACGTTTTCTGCAGATATATGGCAGTGGTCTGAGCTAACCAGCTTCGGCGACTTACCTACGCCTCGTGATTTTTCTGCTGCCGCTGCTATTGGCAACCAGAAAATTGTGTTGTGAGTATCATAAATTTTAGACTTTCCATCAGCTTGTTTCATGCATTGGCTTAACCTATGATTATGGGCAGGTGTGGCGGCTGGGATGGTAAAAAATGGCTGTCAGATGTGTATGTTATGGACACAAGTATATCTCTCGTCTACTTCGGTTTTGTAATAAACCTGTTTTAAGTTTATGATAATGTCATCTTTCTTGGTGTCTGTTAGTGTCTCTTGAATGGATGGAGCTGTCGGTTTCGGGGTCGTTGCCACCTCCTAGATGTGGTCATACAGCCACCATGGTTGAGAAACGTTTACTTGTTTTTGGTGGCCGAGGTACTCAAGAGCCAAAatctttgttttgcttgagctGATAACAACTAAGCTGAGACTATGGTGTGTGATATGATTATCTTTGACAGGAGGCGGTGGCCCTATCATGGGTGATCTGTGGGCTTTGAAGGGTTTAATAGATGAAGGTACATCCTTAATTAATTTACTTAAAAATTGCATTATATCCTCTTATTTGTTATGTTCTGGTTGCTGATCTTATTGTGGTCAACCTTTGTTTTGGAAGAAAGAACGTGAAACACCTGGATGGACCCAACTAAAGCTTCCTGGCCAAGCACCATCATCTCGATGTGGTCACACTGTGACATCCGGAGGACATTATGTATGTCTTTTTCAGCTTCTGTTTGTTCTTTTGTGTAAGGTTAGCTTCGCTTGACATACATCACTCACatcattaattttcatgtaTGAAGCTTCTGTTATTTGGGGGACATGGAACTGGTGGATGGCTGAGTCGTTATGATGTCTATTACAATGACACTATAATTTTAGACAGAGGTAAATTCTTGCTTATAAGATTCGTCTCCTCTGCTAAAGGATCACTCCAAACCCAAAAATCCTCATCAGTAATTTACAATAGTACAATCTAGTGAGATGATAAAACTGTGATGTAATTCATCACTTTTATTGCTGTGCATTGTCTTGTACGCGCTGTTgctaaatttctattttaacaTTCTAGTAACTGCTCAGTGGAAGCGCTTACCAATAAGCAATGATGAGCCTCCTCCACCTCGAGCTTACCACACCATGACCAGTATTGGAGCTCGTCATCTTTTAATTGGTGGTTTTGATGGAAAATCAACTTTCGGTGATCTTTGGTGGCTGGTTCCTGAAGGTATCTCTCTCTTATTTGTACTGATGTCTTACTCCAACTTAGCTATCATTCTGTGTACACGCATCATCAGTTACAATCTTGGTGCTGGTCACAGATTGTAGGCAATTAGAGACAATTAATTTCTAgcacactcttttttttttctttatcaagtttgtattgaaagttttgaagttttacACACCTGATTGACCTTAGTGAACTGTTTAGCCTTCTGACATTGTTCTTATTCGTTTTGAAAGAAAGAAGTGGATTAATGGATGTGGAACTCTTTAATaagtttttctcttttctcagACTCTTTATTAAGTGGATTAATGTCTAGCATGCTCtaactctttttctcttttctcagATGATCCGATAGCCAAGAGGTCTTCTGTACCTCAACTTAGAAACCTTCCTGAAACTAAGGAGTCAGAGAGAGAACTGGATACGGTAATTGATGTCCCTGCTTGTCATCTTATGTGTTTCTCGTCAGTGCAGTTAAATTAGCTTTTCAACTTGTTTTAACACCAAGAGTCTGGTCATAGCAGGAAAGGGGACAAGAGGGATCCACCATCGTTGACTTGCAAAAGGAAATGGGAATCTCTGTTTCATCAGGGCTACGCCTTCAAATCCCTGAGGAGTCAGAAGATGAAGAGTTCGTTGAGTTAGGAACCAGATTGATTGAGGGAGATGTAATTGATAATCGAGCCTCCATGATTCAGGTGGTTTTTTCCTCTTGTCGTGATTGTGTTATTCTTGTACTGAAAATGCTTCTCAATGAAAAGATGGCAGCTGAAGCACTTCGTCAACATTGGAAAGAGTCCACTCCACAGACTTTGCAACTAAAAGAGCTTGGTTCCTTGCTTCGAGATTATCAGCGACTGGTTACCAGAAAATATACGTGAGTTCTTTACCCATTCCAACTATTTCAAGCTCAGCTCTCGTTAATGTAGATTATCTTTCTATTTCAATTAAAATGGTGGTTCCTTGATTGCGCTTGGAATCACCACATGGCATTACAATAACTTAGATAAATCTCCTGAGAGTTTAGGAGTCATATAGAGTTAATATGAATATCATTTTTGTGTCTTGAATAGCCCTTGAGACTTTGTAATCCAAGAATTGCCAGAACTGATTCATTTCTTAATGTTGTGAAGTCCTCACATAAAAGTTGATTGTAAATGCATCGCTTTGTACCCCTCTGAAAAGTATTAAACGTCATGAAATTTCACATTTGATTCTTCCTTTCCTTCACACATGTTTGTTTTCGTTGTTGTGGCGTGTATGTGTCTCAGAGCACAGAGCAGCTTAACATCTACTGATTTTGGCCTCCCCGGAAAGCAGACGTTTACATTTTATCATATCAGAAGTTCTTCCGAGGTAATACTGCATACTCTCCTCCTGTTATGAGCTCTCTTGAACATTTGACACCAATCAATCAAACATCAGGCTTTCCGCAC
Protein-coding regions in this window:
- the LOC106396092 gene encoding protein GLUTELIN PRECURSOR ACCUMULATION 3-like isoform X3 produces the protein MHHWVRASSSDFAGAPPQPRSGHTAVNVGKSMVVVFGGLVDKKFLNDIIVYDIENKLWFEPECTGSVSEGKVGPTPRAFHVAITIDCHIFIFGGRSGGKRLGDFWVLDTDIWQWSELTSFGDLPTPRDFSAAAAIGNQKIVLCGGWDGKKWLSDVYVMDTMSLEWMELSVSGSLPPPRCGHTATMVEKRLLVFGGRGGGGPIMGDLWALKGLIDEERETPGWTQLKLPGQAPSSRCGHTVTSGGHYLLLFGGHGTGGWLSRYDVYYNDTIILDRVTAQWKRLPISNDEPPPPRAYHTMTSIGARHLLIGGFDGKSTFGDLWWLVPEDDPIAKRSSVPQLRNLPETKESERELDTQERGQEGSTIVDLQKEMGISVSSGLRLQIPEESEDEEFVELGTRLIEGDVIDNRASMIQMAAEALRQHWKESTPQTLQLKELGSLLRDYQRLVTRKYTAQSSLTSTDFGLPGKQTFTFYHIRSSSELRMDDIPKLLEEYKTTLLI
- the LOC106396092 gene encoding protein GLUTELIN PRECURSOR ACCUMULATION 3-like isoform X4, producing MHHWVRASSSDFAGAPPQPRSGHTAVNVGKSMVVVFGGLVDKKFLNDIIVYDIENKLWFEPECTGSVSEGKVGPTPRAFHVAITIDCHIFIFGGRSGGKRLGDFWVLDTDIWQWSELTSFGDLPTPRDFSAAAAIGNQKIVLCGGWDGKKWLSDVYVMDTMSLEWMELSVSGSLPPPRCGHTATMVEKRLLVFGGRGGGGPIMGDLWALKGLIDEERETPGWTQLKLPGQAPSSRCGHTVTSGGHYLLLFGGHGTGGWLSRYDVYYNDTIILDRVTAQWKRLPISNDEPPPPRAYHTMTSIGARHLLIGGFDGKSTFGDLWWLVPEDDPIAKRSSVPQLRNLPETKESERELDTERGQEGSTIVDLQKEMGISVSSGLRLQIPEESEDEEFVELGTRLIEGDVIDNRASMIQMAAEALRQHWKESTPQTLQLKELGSLLRDYQRLVTRKYTAQSSLTSTDFGLPGKQTFTFYHIRSSSELRMDDIPKLLEEYKTTLLI
- the LOC106396092 gene encoding protein GLUTELIN PRECURSOR ACCUMULATION 3-like isoform X1, with amino-acid sequence MHHWVRASSSDFAGAPPQPRSGHTAVNVGKSMVVVFGGLVDKKFLNDIIVYDIENKLWFEPECTGSVSEGKVGPTPRAFHVAITIDCHIFIFGGRSGGKRLGDFWVLDTGKCTIITMSLRPAWELFNTLMLTFSADIWQWSELTSFGDLPTPRDFSAAAAIGNQKIVLCGGWDGKKWLSDVYVMDTMSLEWMELSVSGSLPPPRCGHTATMVEKRLLVFGGRGGGGPIMGDLWALKGLIDEERETPGWTQLKLPGQAPSSRCGHTVTSGGHYLLLFGGHGTGGWLSRYDVYYNDTIILDRVTAQWKRLPISNDEPPPPRAYHTMTSIGARHLLIGGFDGKSTFGDLWWLVPEDDPIAKRSSVPQLRNLPETKESERELDTQERGQEGSTIVDLQKEMGISVSSGLRLQIPEESEDEEFVELGTRLIEGDVIDNRASMIQMAAEALRQHWKESTPQTLQLKELGSLLRDYQRLVTRKYTAQSSLTSTDFGLPGKQTFTFYHIRSSSELRMDDIPKLLEEYKTTLLI
- the LOC106396092 gene encoding protein GLUTELIN PRECURSOR ACCUMULATION 3-like isoform X2, whose product is MHHWVRASSSDFAGAPPQPRSGHTAVNVGKSMVVVFGGLVDKKFLNDIIVYDIENKLWFEPECTGSVSEGKVGPTPRAFHVAITIDCHIFIFGGRSGGKRLGDFWVLDTGKCTIITMSLRPAWELFNTLMLTFSADIWQWSELTSFGDLPTPRDFSAAAAIGNQKIVLCGGWDGKKWLSDVYVMDTMSLEWMELSVSGSLPPPRCGHTATMVEKRLLVFGGRGGGGPIMGDLWALKGLIDEERETPGWTQLKLPGQAPSSRCGHTVTSGGHYLLLFGGHGTGGWLSRYDVYYNDTIILDRVTAQWKRLPISNDEPPPPRAYHTMTSIGARHLLIGGFDGKSTFGDLWWLVPEDDPIAKRSSVPQLRNLPETKESERELDTERGQEGSTIVDLQKEMGISVSSGLRLQIPEESEDEEFVELGTRLIEGDVIDNRASMIQMAAEALRQHWKESTPQTLQLKELGSLLRDYQRLVTRKYTAQSSLTSTDFGLPGKQTFTFYHIRSSSELRMDDIPKLLEEYKTTLLI